A single window of Terriglobia bacterium DNA harbors:
- a CDS encoding transposase — MPHRKRVVVSGIPVHIMQRGVRRSNIFRDKEDRCIYLRLFAEASRRFDLRIYAYCLMTNHTHFVAVPNRLDSIWRTFHRVHSIYGSIFNAKYGLYGRLWEERPRSTPTDETHFLAAVRYVELNPVRAGMIQRAEEYPWSSARFHCGLVATDLLLDATWPDAGTFGRWSEWLTGDCDPAMEDLLRQHTLSGQPCGDPAFIRQLEERTGQTIRPRKPGRRPRNLAPF; from the coding sequence ATGCCACATCGCAAAAGAGTTGTCGTATCCGGCATTCCCGTGCATATCATGCAACGCGGAGTCCGGCGATCGAACATTTTTCGGGATAAGGAAGACCGGTGCATCTATTTACGGCTGTTCGCGGAAGCCTCGCGCCGCTTTGACCTGCGTATTTACGCCTACTGTCTGATGACAAACCATACGCACTTTGTTGCCGTACCGAACCGGCTGGATTCGATCTGGCGAACATTTCATCGGGTCCACTCGATCTATGGATCCATCTTCAATGCGAAATACGGGTTGTACGGGCGCCTCTGGGAGGAAAGGCCACGTTCAACTCCAACAGATGAGACTCACTTCCTGGCGGCAGTCCGATACGTGGAACTGAATCCGGTGCGAGCCGGCATGATTCAGCGTGCGGAAGAATACCCTTGGTCCAGCGCCCGCTTCCACTGCGGTCTCGTTGCCACCGACCTGCTGCTCGACGCTACCTGGCCGGATGCTGGAACTTTTGGACGTTGGTCGGAATGGCTCACCGGTGATTGTGATCCTGCAATGGAAGATCTTCTGCGCCAACATACCTTATCAGGGCAACCATGTGGCGACCCCGCGTTCATCAGACAATTGGAGGAACGGACCGGTCAGACGATTCGGCCCCGAAAGCCGGGGCGGAGGCCACGGAATCTCGCGCCATTTTGA
- a CDS encoding TIGR03435 family protein, with product MRALWKSSVVAFNSPSGTYQDVWTTTAWFKRLAYATWMLVIVVSTRQIGTAAETRSLIEPQSASAPIRTNFEAVDVHVSSPEETRRVLHADAAAFSAGRYEIRNATMLDLITTAYSVEEAAVFGGPSWLALDRFDVIANPPAKTTIAAANVMLQSVLADRFKLAVRKDTKPLPAWVLSAGAGKPKLKPADNAAESACRVVDGNQRLTCTNVTMDAFATWLRSGRVTTLPVVNSTMIEGSWDFDLHYTVAGGMFGVSENNPIIDALEKEGGLKLEVQTVPQAVLIVEGVNRNPTANAPDLEKSLSQVPKEFEAASIKPCKAFEPGQPARGQVNMGCSPLSNFVTLAWNLFTQVQLAPNMFIKLGDADIAGAPKWMNSRFFNIVAKAPPGVDFLTPNGAEASADFRAMLRNLLVDRFKMVTHYEDRLVDVYTLAAAKPKLKKADPSSRTGCRSNGITPGVPTVVKCQNVTMAQFAEELNHQQPIVASRRRVVDSTSIEGSWDLTLSYRIMPPRNAAPGEAADPAGGVSLFDAIEQQLGLKLEGAKRSMPVFVIDKIEETPTEN from the coding sequence ATGCGAGCACTCTGGAAGTCGTCGGTTGTCGCATTCAATTCGCCATCTGGTACCTATCAAGACGTTTGGACTACCACCGCTTGGTTCAAACGCCTGGCCTATGCCACTTGGATGTTGGTTATCGTCGTGTCAACACGTCAGATCGGCACTGCCGCTGAAACACGCAGCCTGATCGAACCACAGTCTGCATCTGCGCCGATTCGGACAAACTTTGAAGCAGTAGATGTCCACGTCAGTTCGCCTGAGGAAACGCGTCGAGTTTTGCACGCGGACGCAGCTGCGTTTAGTGCCGGTCGGTACGAAATCCGCAATGCGACCATGTTGGATCTGATCACGACGGCATATAGCGTAGAGGAGGCGGCTGTCTTCGGCGGACCGAGTTGGCTGGCTTTGGATCGCTTTGACGTGATCGCTAACCCCCCCGCAAAGACCACGATCGCAGCAGCCAATGTAATGCTTCAGTCCGTACTTGCAGATCGGTTCAAACTCGCTGTTCGCAAGGACACGAAACCTTTGCCAGCCTGGGTGCTGTCAGCAGGAGCGGGTAAACCTAAGTTGAAGCCCGCCGATAACGCAGCCGAATCCGCTTGCCGGGTCGTGGACGGTAACCAGCGTCTGACATGTACCAACGTGACTATGGATGCATTCGCCACGTGGCTACGTTCGGGACGAGTGACAACACTGCCGGTCGTGAATTCTACGATGATTGAGGGCTCTTGGGATTTCGACCTGCACTATACCGTGGCAGGAGGCATGTTCGGTGTCTCGGAAAACAATCCGATTATTGACGCGCTCGAAAAAGAAGGCGGCCTGAAGCTTGAGGTTCAGACTGTTCCTCAGGCGGTACTCATTGTTGAGGGGGTCAACAGAAACCCGACGGCCAATGCCCCTGACTTAGAGAAAAGTCTGTCCCAGGTGCCTAAGGAGTTCGAGGCGGCATCAATCAAGCCATGCAAGGCATTTGAACCTGGCCAACCGGCTCGTGGGCAGGTGAATATGGGATGCTCGCCACTGAGCAATTTTGTGACGCTCGCATGGAACCTATTCACCCAGGTTCAGCTGGCGCCGAACATGTTCATAAAGTTGGGGGACGCCGATATTGCAGGTGCACCGAAGTGGATGAATTCGAGATTCTTCAATATTGTCGCGAAAGCTCCGCCTGGGGTTGACTTCCTGACTCCAAACGGCGCCGAAGCGTCCGCCGATTTTCGCGCAATGCTGCGCAACCTCCTGGTGGATCGTTTCAAGATGGTTACACACTACGAAGACCGACTTGTGGATGTGTATACATTGGCGGCGGCGAAGCCCAAGCTGAAAAAAGCCGACCCGTCGAGTCGAACAGGCTGTAGATCGAACGGCATAACTCCTGGAGTTCCCACGGTTGTTAAATGCCAGAACGTAACCATGGCCCAGTTTGCGGAGGAGCTCAATCACCAACAGCCCATCGTGGCGAGTCGCCGCCGCGTCGTGGATTCCACTTCCATTGAGGGAAGCTGGGACCTCACACTCTCTTATCGCATTATGCCGCCCAGGAATGCTGCTCCCGGAGAAGCAGCAGATCCAGCGGGAGGTGTGTCCCTCTTTGACGCCATTGAACAGCAGTTGGGGCTGAAACTGGAAGGAGCCAAGCGAAGCATGCCCGTTTTTGTGATCGACAAGATTGAGGAGACGCCGACCGAAAATTGA
- a CDS encoding c-type cytochrome, with the protein MNLLFWIAALLIMQQSPASQAPPKTVTPQSYPREAVLTGQARFVEGCSFCHGQDAAGSDTGPDLTRSILVAQDLKGDKIIPVVRQGRVDKGMPAFDLSDADLNAIVAYIHDQKTKAESEGGGRRSVDVTDIATGNAEAGARYFNGAGKCSTCHSPTGDLAGIGARYRGLPLLQRMLYPQGSRPAPAPAKVTVTLASGEVVTGTLASRDEFTLSIKDASGAARSWPVGDVKFSIDDPLAAHFDQLGKYSDEDMHNVYAYLQTLR; encoded by the coding sequence ATGAATCTCCTATTTTGGATTGCCGCCTTGCTGATCATGCAGCAGAGCCCTGCGTCGCAGGCGCCTCCCAAGACGGTGACGCCGCAATCGTATCCGCGTGAAGCCGTGCTGACCGGCCAGGCACGGTTTGTGGAGGGATGTTCGTTCTGTCACGGCCAGGACGCGGCTGGAAGCGATACCGGCCCGGATCTGACGCGCTCCATTCTCGTTGCCCAGGATCTGAAGGGCGACAAAATCATCCCGGTCGTCCGCCAGGGTCGCGTGGATAAGGGCATGCCGGCATTCGATTTGTCCGACGCGGATCTGAATGCGATCGTCGCCTATATTCATGACCAGAAAACCAAGGCGGAATCCGAGGGTGGAGGACGCCGTTCCGTCGATGTCACCGATATCGCAACAGGAAATGCCGAAGCAGGTGCGCGCTATTTCAACGGCGCAGGAAAGTGTTCAACCTGCCATTCGCCCACCGGCGATCTTGCCGGCATCGGAGCCCGGTACCGCGGACTTCCGTTGCTCCAGCGCATGCTTTATCCCCAAGGTTCAAGGCCCGCTCCGGCTCCGGCAAAGGTGACGGTGACGCTCGCTTCGGGGGAAGTCGTCACAGGCACACTGGCTTCCCGCGATGAATTTACGCTTTCAATAAAGGATGCATCGGGAGCCGCGCGTTCGTGGCCCGTGGGTGACGTGAAATTCAGCATCGATGATCCGCTGGCCGCCCATTTCGATCAACTCGGCAAATATTCCGACGAGGACATGCACAACGTTTATGCGTATCTTCAAACTCTGCGCTAG
- a CDS encoding acido-empty-quinoprotein group A codes for MRIFKLCASAVALSCLCIGLLAQGPPTDSWPTYHGDYTGRRHSALSGITPENVGGLTKVWTFQTGQNQQIKATPILVHGVIYISLPDNLWAVDAHNGKQLWHYTAPENNAFHIGHRGVAIYKDTVYLTTPDAHLIALNTADGKVRWNVVIADSKRGYWSTNAPLIVGNHVMVGVSGDFDNVPGQLKSIDADTGKTQWIFYSTPPPGLSDPPSGGATGGQMWMTGTYDPELNLVFVGTGNPTPVLNGTVRPGDNPWTCSIVAIHPDTGKLAWGFQASPHDTHDWDAAEVPVLVDGDFNGAPRKMLMQASRNGYFFVLDRTTGKNLVTAPFAAVNWAKGIDKDGRPIPDPEKEPARDGRLVAPNENGATNYRSPSFDPQSGLFLVSAQDSYGIYFFKPEHGEYGWAGADYNLAGKAFLRAIDYQTGKIQWSHPLGDGPAAAGVLTTDTGIAFTGDVPGNAIAVRTSDGTTLWHASIGRMGNAPITYMLDGKQIMLFGGGSSLHAFALP; via the coding sequence ATGCGTATCTTCAAACTCTGCGCTAGCGCCGTTGCGCTTTCGTGCCTTTGTATCGGCTTGCTCGCACAGGGGCCGCCAACTGACAGCTGGCCGACCTACCACGGAGACTACACGGGCAGGCGCCATAGCGCGCTGAGCGGAATCACTCCGGAAAATGTCGGCGGACTCACAAAGGTGTGGACGTTTCAGACCGGCCAGAATCAGCAGATTAAGGCAACGCCGATACTGGTCCATGGCGTGATCTACATCAGCCTACCGGACAACCTGTGGGCCGTCGACGCGCACAACGGGAAACAGCTCTGGCACTACACGGCGCCCGAGAATAACGCGTTCCATATCGGCCACCGCGGCGTGGCTATATATAAGGACACCGTCTACCTTACAACTCCGGATGCGCACCTGATTGCTCTGAACACCGCCGACGGCAAAGTCCGCTGGAATGTCGTCATTGCGGATTCAAAGCGGGGTTACTGGTCGACGAATGCGCCGTTGATCGTCGGGAATCATGTGATGGTCGGGGTGTCCGGCGACTTCGACAATGTCCCCGGCCAGCTGAAATCCATCGACGCGGATACCGGCAAGACGCAGTGGATTTTCTACAGCACGCCGCCCCCGGGTCTGTCCGATCCTCCAAGCGGTGGAGCGACCGGCGGACAGATGTGGATGACGGGAACATACGATCCCGAATTGAACCTCGTATTTGTCGGCACGGGAAACCCGACACCTGTCCTGAACGGAACTGTCCGGCCGGGCGATAATCCGTGGACCTGCAGCATCGTCGCGATCCATCCGGATACCGGCAAGCTCGCGTGGGGATTTCAGGCTTCGCCCCACGATACGCATGACTGGGATGCCGCCGAAGTCCCCGTGCTCGTCGACGGCGATTTCAATGGCGCGCCTCGAAAAATGCTGATGCAGGCCTCCCGCAATGGCTATTTCTTCGTTCTCGATCGGACCACTGGGAAAAACCTGGTCACAGCCCCATTCGCGGCGGTGAACTGGGCGAAAGGCATCGACAAAGACGGACGACCGATTCCCGATCCGGAGAAGGAACCCGCCCGCGACGGCCGACTGGTGGCTCCGAATGAGAACGGCGCGACAAACTATCGTTCGCCGAGCTTCGATCCACAGAGCGGCCTGTTCCTGGTGAGCGCTCAAGACAGCTATGGCATCTATTTCTTCAAGCCGGAGCACGGCGAATACGGCTGGGCCGGAGCGGACTACAACCTGGCGGGAAAGGCATTTCTGCGGGCCATCGACTATCAAACTGGCAAGATACAGTGGAGCCATCCGCTCGGCGACGGTCCCGCCGCGGCTGGTGTTTTGACGACGGATACAGGGATCGCCTTCACGGGCGATGTGCCGGGAAACGCGATCGCGGTTCGAACCTCTGACGGCACGACGCTCTGGCACGCCTCGATTGGTAGAATGGGAAACGCCCCGATAACCTATATGCTCGACGGCAAGCAGATTATGCTCTTTGGAGGCGGCAGTTCGCTGCACGCCTTTGCCCTCCCCTAG
- a CDS encoding ThuA domain-containing protein, which translates to MRKALKIILMLLVGAAVFAAILLRSATPIRVMILDGESGGPYHQWQIVTPVLKKELEETGLFQVDVDTAPPAGGNFAAFHPDFEKYQVIVWNYDVPDDRWPVDLKASFEKYVAAGGGFVSVHAADNAFPGWTAFNEMIGVGGWRNRADKAGPFWYFKDGKLVSDPGSGPAGSHGRRTPFQMTVRTNHPITTGLPKAWMHQGDELYARLRGPGKNMTVLATAYSDPANSGTGHDEPMLMVLNYGKGRVFHTTLGHDVNALSSVDFVVTFQRGTEWAATGSVTLKVPADFPTANVVSYRADIAAMDPRYKNGLDPLDAR; encoded by the coding sequence ATGAGAAAAGCCCTGAAGATTATCCTGATGCTGCTGGTCGGCGCCGCCGTGTTCGCCGCGATCCTCTTGCGCTCCGCCACTCCGATTCGCGTCATGATTCTTGACGGTGAGAGCGGCGGGCCCTATCACCAGTGGCAGATCGTCACGCCGGTGCTGAAGAAGGAGCTCGAGGAGACGGGGCTCTTTCAGGTCGACGTCGACACGGCCCCGCCCGCCGGCGGGAATTTCGCCGCCTTCCATCCGGACTTTGAAAAGTACCAGGTCATCGTATGGAATTACGATGTGCCGGATGATCGATGGCCCGTGGACCTCAAAGCATCCTTCGAGAAATACGTGGCGGCGGGCGGTGGATTCGTCAGCGTTCACGCCGCCGACAATGCGTTTCCAGGTTGGACGGCATTCAATGAAATGATCGGCGTGGGCGGATGGCGCAATCGCGCGGATAAGGCGGGACCGTTTTGGTATTTCAAAGACGGCAAGCTGGTTTCCGATCCGGGTTCCGGGCCGGCGGGAAGTCACGGACGGCGCACGCCGTTTCAGATGACGGTCCGCACCAATCATCCGATCACGACCGGACTTCCGAAAGCCTGGATGCATCAGGGTGACGAGTTGTACGCCAGGCTGCGTGGCCCCGGCAAAAACATGACGGTTCTCGCAACCGCATATTCCGATCCCGCCAATTCAGGCACAGGCCATGACGAGCCGATGCTGATGGTGCTGAATTACGGAAAGGGCCGCGTCTTCCACACGACCCTCGGGCATGATGTCAACGCGCTGAGTTCGGTGGATTTCGTTGTCACGTTTCAGCGGGGGACGGAATGGGCCGCTACCGGGAGCGTTACGCTGAAAGTGCCGGCCGATTTTCCAACAGCGAATGTCGTCAGTTACCGCGCGGATATTGCAGCGATGGATCCGCGGTACAAGAATGGACTGGATCCGCTGGATGCAAGATAG
- a CDS encoding Gfo/Idh/MocA family oxidoreductase, with the protein MQQRVGMGIVGAGFVGPHHVDALRRLGFVDIVAVAASNEESARRKAEQIGAGKAYGDYHALIADPAVQVVHVATPNHLHYPVISAALAKGKHVVSDKPLASTAAEAAQLAEQAKRANVVTAVTFNYRGNPLVQQARHAIAKGEIGRPTFLHGYYLQDWLIKDTDYSWRLDPDKGGGSSALGDIGSHWCDLAQHMTGLRITHVLGDITTVMPKRKKPRVSREAFQTAAGAADLETVDVAVEDLASVLVRFDNGAKGCFTAGQVCAGHKNDLVLEVCGLKSSMLWRQEHQNELWIGRRDKANEVLQKDPSLIDEEVRGYARLPGGHQEAWADAFCNLMRDIYGFIAAGKRPESGQPQLFASFEEAARINRIVEAIIESSKESRWVKV; encoded by the coding sequence ATGCAGCAAAGAGTAGGTATGGGAATCGTTGGCGCAGGGTTCGTTGGCCCGCACCATGTCGATGCCCTGAGGCGTCTTGGATTTGTGGATATCGTGGCGGTTGCGGCAAGCAACGAAGAATCGGCGCGCCGGAAAGCCGAACAGATCGGAGCCGGTAAAGCATACGGCGACTATCACGCGCTGATTGCCGATCCGGCTGTGCAGGTCGTGCATGTGGCGACACCGAATCATCTGCACTATCCAGTGATCTCGGCGGCTCTTGCAAAAGGAAAGCACGTGGTTTCCGACAAGCCGCTTGCGTCTACAGCAGCCGAAGCCGCGCAACTCGCGGAGCAGGCGAAGCGCGCGAACGTCGTGACCGCTGTCACCTTCAACTATCGCGGCAATCCGCTCGTCCAGCAGGCGCGGCATGCGATCGCCAAAGGCGAAATCGGGCGGCCCACCTTTCTGCACGGATACTATCTGCAGGACTGGCTGATCAAGGACACGGATTATTCCTGGCGGCTCGATCCGGATAAAGGCGGCGGCTCGTCGGCATTAGGCGACATCGGCTCGCACTGGTGCGATCTGGCACAGCATATGACGGGGCTTCGTATTACGCATGTCCTTGGCGATATCACGACCGTCATGCCTAAGCGTAAGAAGCCGCGCGTTTCGCGCGAGGCCTTTCAGACTGCTGCCGGTGCAGCGGACCTGGAAACGGTGGATGTCGCTGTAGAGGATCTGGCATCGGTACTCGTCCGCTTCGATAATGGCGCCAAAGGGTGCTTTACCGCAGGCCAGGTCTGCGCCGGTCACAAGAATGACCTCGTGCTGGAGGTCTGCGGCTTGAAGTCCTCGATGCTCTGGCGCCAGGAACATCAAAATGAGCTGTGGATCGGCCGGCGGGACAAAGCCAATGAAGTGCTTCAGAAGGATCCGTCGCTGATCGACGAGGAAGTGCGGGGATATGCGCGCCTTCCCGGCGGGCATCAGGAAGCCTGGGCGGATGCGTTCTGTAACCTGATGCGGGATATTTACGGATTCATCGCCGCAGGAAAGCGCCCGGAGTCCGGCCAGCCGCAGCTGTTCGCGAGTTTCGAAGAAGCAGCGCGGATCAACCGGATCGTGGAAGCGATTATCGAGAGCTCGAAAGAAAGCCGCTGGGTGAAGGTGTAG
- a CDS encoding amidohydrolase family protein, with amino-acid sequence MKSRAYLGWIAAAMVLATAYSANAQNLTITNARILDGTGRVIDRGAIVVRDGKIVSVSAMVPANAGRTINAGGKTVMPGFIDAHRHIVTGDPAQWLAQRAAAQFQEFLDAGFTTVLCAIDPPQAVEARKRIEAGQMKGPRLYVGAFLPVAGPTGPPPKGDPARTDPARGPLPPAAPAIPHDATIKAVDSAKQAGYDYLKVVLNITQNGPEVDTLKLIVSEGKKRNMPTIVHAVSVRDTLAAIEARPDVLVHTPHIGNLGDDPAAVRKIVEAKIPMTSTLAVFVPHFDAKGTALFRDREPFPWDTLSSAGQGPVNARLLWEAGIVSYGYGTDTQWPPKETLADELRALRVVFSPQDIVKIITKNAANSTLHSAEIGTLEPGKAADIVIVDGDPLRDSDALLHVVTTIKGGQVVFEKKN; translated from the coding sequence ATGAAATCAAGAGCTTACCTGGGATGGATCGCCGCGGCGATGGTGCTCGCCACTGCGTACAGCGCAAATGCGCAAAATCTGACGATCACGAATGCGCGGATTCTCGATGGCACCGGCCGGGTGATCGATCGCGGCGCGATCGTTGTGCGCGACGGCAAGATCGTATCGGTCTCAGCCATGGTGCCGGCCAATGCCGGCCGCACGATCAACGCGGGCGGCAAGACTGTGATGCCGGGTTTTATCGATGCGCACCGGCACATCGTCACGGGCGATCCCGCACAATGGCTGGCACAGCGGGCGGCGGCGCAATTCCAGGAGTTTCTCGACGCGGGATTCACGACCGTGTTGTGCGCGATCGATCCGCCGCAGGCGGTCGAGGCGCGCAAAAGGATTGAAGCGGGCCAGATGAAAGGCCCGCGGCTCTATGTCGGCGCGTTCCTGCCCGTCGCCGGCCCGACCGGTCCGCCACCCAAAGGCGATCCCGCCCGCACCGATCCCGCCCGCGGCCCGTTACCGCCGGCCGCTCCCGCAATTCCGCACGACGCGACGATCAAGGCCGTCGATAGCGCGAAGCAGGCCGGCTACGACTATCTGAAGGTCGTGCTCAACATTACTCAGAACGGCCCTGAAGTCGACACGCTGAAATTGATCGTCTCCGAAGGCAAGAAGCGCAACATGCCGACGATCGTTCACGCCGTGAGCGTGCGTGACACGCTCGCCGCTATCGAAGCCCGGCCCGATGTGCTGGTGCACACGCCGCACATCGGCAACCTCGGTGACGACCCTGCTGCAGTCCGGAAGATCGTCGAGGCGAAGATCCCGATGACCTCGACGCTCGCCGTGTTCGTGCCGCACTTCGACGCGAAAGGCACGGCGCTGTTCCGGGACCGCGAACCGTTTCCGTGGGACACGCTTTCGAGTGCGGGACAGGGCCCGGTCAACGCGCGGCTGCTCTGGGAAGCGGGGATCGTCAGCTACGGCTACGGCACAGACACGCAATGGCCGCCGAAAGAAACCCTCGCCGACGAGCTTCGCGCTCTCCGGGTTGTGTTTTCGCCGCAGGATATCGTCAAGATCATCACGAAGAACGCCGCAAACTCGACGCTCCACAGCGCCGAAATCGGTACCCTCGAACCCGGCAAGGCCGCCGACATCGTGATTGTCGACGGCGATCCGCTGCGCGATAGCGACGCGTTGCTGCATGTCGTCACCACAATCAAGGGCGGTCAGGTCGTGTTCGAAAAGAAGAACTGA
- a CDS encoding nodulation protein NfeD, translating into MWLISPAEGSETPPSRTIVQINLDDVVHPVSADYIRDGINHAKTIGASAVILRLNTPGGLMDSMRDIVEMILSSPVPVITWVGPNGTRAASAGFFILLAGDVAVMAPGTNTGAAHPVSSTGQNIESTMDKKIVSDATAYIRSYTTKRGRNAQMAELAVTESQSFTAEEALKDNLIDAVISDVPGIIDRYDGKEIRRIDDRTVTLHLKGATVENFEMTARQRILSRVLDPNLALILALAGLLGIYLEVTHPGFILPGVFGSISLILALFAFNMLPVNWAGAALILLAIVLFVMEATVTSHGILALGGIVAMIAGGVMLVEGPIPQLRVRFSTALAVTLPIALITVFLVRLVYLSAKRKSVTGEEGMLGESGVAKTDIYNEGKVFLHGEYWNASSGRPIPAGSRVRVTKVEGLKVEVEQM; encoded by the coding sequence TTGTGGCTGATTTCCCCCGCTGAAGGCAGCGAGACGCCTCCGTCCCGTACCATCGTCCAGATCAATCTCGACGACGTCGTCCATCCCGTCAGCGCGGACTACATTCGGGACGGCATCAATCACGCGAAGACCATCGGCGCCAGCGCCGTCATCCTTCGGCTGAACACACCGGGCGGCCTCATGGATTCGATGCGCGACATCGTCGAGATGATCCTCTCGTCACCTGTGCCGGTAATCACCTGGGTCGGGCCCAACGGCACTCGCGCGGCATCCGCCGGATTTTTCATTCTGCTGGCCGGCGACGTTGCCGTGATGGCGCCCGGTACGAATACGGGCGCGGCCCATCCGGTGTCCTCGACGGGGCAGAACATCGAAAGCACGATGGATAAGAAGATCGTCAGCGATGCCACCGCCTACATCCGCAGCTACACCACGAAGCGCGGGCGCAATGCGCAAATGGCGGAACTGGCCGTGACCGAAAGCCAGTCGTTCACGGCGGAAGAAGCGCTGAAAGACAACCTCATCGACGCCGTTATCTCGGACGTGCCGGGGATCATCGATCGCTACGACGGCAAAGAGATCCGCCGGATCGACGACCGCACCGTGACGCTGCACCTGAAAGGCGCGACGGTCGAAAATTTCGAAATGACCGCGCGCCAGAGAATTCTATCGCGCGTGCTGGATCCCAACCTGGCCCTGATTCTCGCTCTAGCGGGCCTGCTCGGTATTTATCTTGAAGTCACGCATCCCGGATTCATTCTGCCGGGAGTGTTCGGCTCGATCAGCCTGATCCTCGCGCTGTTCGCGTTCAACATGCTTCCCGTGAACTGGGCGGGCGCGGCGCTGATCCTGCTCGCTATTGTCCTGTTCGTCATGGAAGCGACCGTCACCAGCCATGGAATTCTGGCACTCGGCGGCATCGTCGCGATGATCGCGGGCGGTGTCATGCTGGTGGAGGGTCCGATTCCTCAACTCCGCGTCCGTTTTTCGACGGCCCTTGCCGTGACCTTACCGATCGCACTCATCACGGTATTTCTCGTGCGGCTGGTTTATCTGTCCGCGAAAAGGAAGTCTGTCACCGGCGAAGAAGGCATGCTCGGCGAATCCGGGGTTGCCAAAACAGACATTTACAACGAGGGCAAAGTGTTCCTTCACGGCGAATACTGGAACGCCTCCTCCGGCCGGCCGATCCCTGCCGGCTCCCGCGTCCGCGTAACCAAAGTCGAAGGCCTGAAAGTCGAAGTGGAGCAGATGTAG
- a CDS encoding glycosyltransferase family 1 protein: MRIAIDIRKINEFGVGTYIWNLVRNLAAIDSGTDYLLIGSHRNFHELGPLPENFRQLYQPEGQRAWRNHVTIPFALRREDVDVFHVPHHEAPLFNWPRLVVTVHDCVHLLFPQEDSSRFQTYRSYLRTKKVVEGARHVFAVSRSTKQDLLNIYNLPESKISVVHNALDERFAFHHTPEERKHVLERYQLKDPFILYSGKIRPHKNLHRLIEAFAVLKSELADDSRYRNLKLIIIGDELSKHQYLRLTVVRSGAQHDVRFFGFVPYPILRVFYQCASLFAFPSLYEGFGLPPLEAMANRTPVIASNTSSLPEVLDDAAILINPENVFDIARGMKLILLDDVLRQKLIQKGIDQVAKFSWKLAARKVVETYHSAAEGRRTAAAAI; encoded by the coding sequence ATGCGCATTGCCATTGACATCCGTAAAATCAACGAGTTCGGGGTGGGTACGTACATCTGGAATCTGGTGCGGAATCTGGCCGCAATCGACAGCGGAACCGACTACCTTTTGATCGGATCCCACAGAAACTTTCACGAGCTGGGACCCTTGCCGGAAAACTTCCGGCAACTTTACCAGCCGGAAGGCCAGCGGGCCTGGCGCAACCATGTCACCATTCCATTTGCCTTGCGGCGTGAGGACGTCGACGTCTTTCATGTACCGCATCACGAGGCGCCGCTTTTCAACTGGCCCAGACTGGTCGTGACGGTGCACGACTGCGTTCACCTGCTGTTTCCGCAGGAAGACTCCTCGCGATTTCAGACTTACCGGAGTTACCTGAGGACCAAGAAGGTTGTTGAGGGAGCCCGGCACGTCTTCGCGGTATCCCGCTCGACGAAGCAGGACCTGCTGAACATCTATAACCTGCCGGAATCGAAGATTTCGGTTGTGCACAACGCGCTCGACGAGCGCTTCGCGTTCCATCACACTCCGGAAGAACGGAAGCATGTGCTCGAGAGGTATCAGCTGAAGGACCCGTTTATTCTCTATTCCGGAAAGATCCGGCCGCACAAGAACCTTCACCGTCTGATCGAGGCGTTCGCTGTTCTGAAGAGCGAACTGGCGGACGACAGCCGGTATCGCAATCTGAAGTTGATCATCATCGGCGACGAGCTCAGCAAACACCAATATCTGCGGCTGACTGTCGTTCGCAGCGGGGCCCAGCATGATGTGCGGTTTTTCGGATTCGTTCCCTATCCGATTCTGCGGGTGTTCTACCAATGCGCTTCGCTGTTCGCGTTCCCGTCGCTATACGAAGGCTTCGGGCTGCCGCCGTTGGAAGCGATGGCGAATCGTACCCCGGTGATCGCCTCCAACACTTCGTCGCTGCCTGAAGTGCTGGACGACGCCGCCATCCTCATCAACCCTGAAAATGTTTTCGACATCGCCCGGGGAATGAAACTCATTCTGCTCGACGACGTTCTCCGCCAGAAGCTGATTCAAAAAGGCATCGACCAGGTCGCGAAATTCTCGTGGAAGCTGGCTGCGCGGAAGGTCGTTGAAACGTATCACTCGGCGGCTGAGGGACGGAGGACGGCCGCGGCCGCTATTTAA